One window of Campylobacter sp. RM12651 genomic DNA carries:
- a CDS encoding M99 family carboxypeptidase catalytic domain-containing protein, translating into MLKIFLTFLSLNLFALNFTINTLGECEKVCDNTVLIFGGIQGDEPGGFHAASLLITDYKITKGKVIVVPNLAFDSIIARSRGEFGDLNRKFAELSEDDPDYYTVELIKKIITLPEVKLIINLHDGSGYYSPNYINKDKNPKKWGNSCIIDQEQIDAKYGNLNEIASKACESINNNLLHKLHSYHLKNTNTANGDEEMLKSLTYYAITQGKAAYANEASKNLLTHERAYYHLLAIESYLKAAGVEFEREFELNPNAVREVIEKPILIKIENRFLLSLQKPREKIRFIPIKLPFTYKASNELTAIFKNNQDNGFSIQYGNRFQTNLYLEKNVEYSDIIDKLNLIVDDKEITTNFAKMIEVKNYFLVKKHDKVRINVIGYNAKDSEDSIKLSLKNMQKQYSIDKAGKIYRVEAYEDNKFIGEILIRFE; encoded by the coding sequence ATGCTTAAGATATTTTTAACATTTTTAAGTCTTAATTTATTTGCTTTAAATTTTACTATAAACACTTTAGGAGAATGTGAAAAAGTTTGTGATAATACCGTTTTGATTTTTGGCGGTATTCAAGGAGATGAGCCAGGTGGTTTTCACGCTGCTAGCTTATTAATCACGGATTATAAAATCACTAAAGGAAAAGTAATTGTCGTGCCAAATCTTGCATTTGATTCAATAATTGCTAGAAGTCGTGGAGAATTTGGAGATTTAAATCGCAAATTCGCAGAACTTAGCGAAGATGACCCTGATTATTACACGGTTGAATTAATCAAAAAAATAATAACTTTACCTGAAGTAAAACTCATAATAAATCTTCACGATGGTAGTGGATATTATTCTCCAAATTATATAAATAAGGATAAAAATCCTAAAAAATGGGGAAATTCTTGCATAATTGACCAAGAGCAAATTGACGCAAAATATGGGAATTTAAACGAAATTGCAAGTAAGGCTTGTGAAAGTATAAATAATAATTTATTACACAAATTACATAGCTATCATTTAAAAAACACAAACACAGCAAATGGCGATGAAGAAATGCTAAAAAGCCTAACTTATTATGCAATTACTCAAGGTAAAGCCGCCTATGCAAACGAAGCTAGCAAAAATCTATTAACTCACGAAAGAGCATATTATCATTTACTAGCAATTGAGAGCTATTTAAAGGCTGCTGGAGTTGAGTTTGAGCGAGAATTTGAATTAAATCCTAATGCAGTAAGAGAAGTTATTGAAAAACCGATTTTAATTAAAATTGAAAATCGCTTTTTATTAAGCCTTCAAAAACCAAGAGAAAAAATAAGATTTATTCCAATAAAATTGCCATTTACTTATAAAGCTAGCAATGAATTAACTGCGATTTTTAAAAACAATCAAGATAATGGCTTTAGTATTCAATACGGCAATCGCTTTCAAACTAATTTGTATTTAGAAAAAAATGTTGAATATAGCGATATTATTGATAAGTTAAATTTAATTGTTGATGATAAAGAAATCACAACTAATTTCGCAAAAATGATTGAAGTAAAAAATTATTTTTTAGTTAAAAAACACGATAAAGTAAGAATTAATGTCATAGGCTATAACGCAAAAGATAGTGAAGATAGTATAAAACTAAGCCTTAAAAATATGCAAAAACAATACTCAATTGATAAAGCAGGTAAGATTTATAGGGTTGAAGCTTACGAAGATAATAAATTTATAGGTGAAATTTTAATTAGATTTGAATGA